From the genome of Candidatus Nanopelagicales bacterium, one region includes:
- a CDS encoding aldehyde dehydrogenase encodes MDVYGHIIDGQEVESLDGARMDTVDPYTREVWAQVALGSQKDADVAVAAARTAFDEGPWPRMGYAKRQQLLHRLADLMEEHADELAMADTRDMGKPITQALHDVARSVWNFRFFADHAVLSMADTYPMDSGHHAYSRLDPAGVVVAISPWNFPLMMSTWKVAPALAWGNTVVLKPAEDTPVSATILGRLAIEAGIPAGVLNVVHGYGPDSVGSALTSNPDVDRITFTGESGTGKIISAAAAQNLIPVSLELGGKGANVVFEDADIDNAVHWSIEAIFRNAGQVCLAGSRLYVQRGIYDEFVARYKAAAEALVVGDPKDPATQFSAALASEEHYAKVSSFLTPEALAGGQLVTGGLREGWSVAPTIITGAPADARVVNEEIFGPVVVATPFDTEDEVVALANDTRYGLNAMLFTENLSRAHRVAAKLRAGTVWVNCFFIRDLRAPFGGVGDSGVGREGGNFSREFFTEPKAVVMQISQ; translated from the coding sequence ATGGACGTGTACGGCCACATCATCGACGGCCAGGAGGTCGAGTCCCTCGACGGCGCCCGGATGGACACCGTCGACCCCTACACCCGCGAGGTATGGGCCCAGGTCGCGCTCGGCAGCCAGAAGGACGCCGACGTCGCGGTCGCCGCCGCGCGGACCGCGTTCGACGAGGGCCCGTGGCCGCGGATGGGCTACGCCAAGCGCCAGCAGCTGCTGCACCGGCTCGCGGACCTGATGGAGGAGCACGCCGACGAGCTGGCGATGGCCGACACCCGCGACATGGGCAAGCCGATCACGCAGGCCCTGCACGACGTGGCCCGCAGCGTGTGGAACTTCCGCTTCTTCGCCGACCACGCCGTGCTGTCGATGGCCGACACCTACCCGATGGACTCCGGCCACCACGCCTACTCCCGCCTCGACCCCGCCGGCGTCGTCGTCGCCATCTCGCCGTGGAACTTCCCGCTGATGATGAGCACCTGGAAGGTCGCTCCCGCGCTGGCGTGGGGCAACACCGTGGTGCTCAAGCCGGCGGAGGACACCCCGGTGTCCGCGACGATCCTGGGACGCCTGGCGATCGAGGCCGGCATCCCCGCCGGCGTCCTCAACGTGGTGCACGGCTACGGCCCGGACTCCGTGGGCTCCGCGCTCACCAGCAACCCCGACGTCGACCGGATCACCTTCACCGGCGAGTCCGGCACCGGCAAGATCATCTCGGCCGCCGCGGCGCAGAACCTGATCCCGGTCAGCCTGGAGCTCGGCGGCAAGGGCGCCAACGTCGTGTTCGAGGACGCCGACATCGACAACGCCGTCCACTGGTCGATCGAGGCCATCTTCCGCAACGCCGGTCAGGTGTGCCTGGCGGGCAGCCGGCTGTACGTGCAGCGCGGGATCTACGACGAGTTCGTGGCCCGCTACAAGGCGGCCGCGGAGGCGCTGGTCGTCGGCGACCCGAAGGACCCCGCCACCCAGTTCTCCGCTGCGCTGGCAAGCGAGGAGCACTACGCGAAGGTGTCGTCGTTCCTCACCCCCGAGGCGCTGGCCGGCGGGCAGCTGGTGACCGGCGGCCTGCGCGAGGGCTGGAGCGTCGCGCCGACCATCATCACCGGCGCCCCCGCGGACGCCCGGGTCGTCAACGAGGAGATCTTCGGCCCGGTCGTCGTGGCCACCCCCTTCGACACCGAGGACGAGGTCGTCGCGCTGGCCAACGACACCCGGTACGGCCTGAACGCGATGCTGTTCACCGAGAACCTCTCCCGCGCGCACCGGGTCGCGGCGAAGCTGCGGGCGGGCACGGTCTGGG